From one Thalassobaculum sp. OXR-137 genomic stretch:
- a CDS encoding PAS domain-containing protein has protein sequence MSSADLGSDRIGRFGRYWLSLRDSAGAVPDRVDFDPTALADMLPNLIVVEHLAGDEFRYRLLGTGVDAFTRRSYTGKKTSEIDGHGPGNRIHTLYVETLRRGGMVGCALPYVGRSSICKSVRQIAVPFRTAEGGGQVISLIEFELMTGAEVKSLPQSRRWVL, from the coding sequence ATGTCTTCGGCCGATCTCGGAAGCGATCGCATCGGCCGCTTCGGCCGCTACTGGCTTTCGCTCAGGGACAGCGCGGGCGCCGTGCCGGACCGGGTCGATTTCGATCCCACGGCCCTCGCCGACATGCTGCCCAACCTCATCGTGGTCGAGCATCTGGCCGGCGACGAGTTCCGCTACCGTCTGCTCGGCACCGGCGTCGACGCCTTTACCCGACGCTCCTACACCGGGAAGAAGACCTCGGAGATCGACGGCCACGGTCCGGGCAACCGGATCCACACCCTGTACGTGGAGACCCTGCGACGGGGCGGCATGGTCGGCTGCGCCCTGCCCTATGTGGGCCGCAGCAGCATCTGCAAATCCGTGCGCCAGATCGCCGTACCTTTCCGCACGGCGGAGGGCGGCGGTCAGGTGATCTCGCTGATCGAGTTCGAACTGATGACCGGCGCCGAGGTGAAGAGCCTGCCCCAGTCGAGGCGCTGGGTGCTGTGA
- a CDS encoding thiolase family protein, with amino-acid sequence MPAQEIVIAGGKRTPFGDFGKSLKDIPLSTLATHAAKACVEAAELNPEKIDHAVWGNVLPVDPDGYYVGRVAALNIGMPDSSCALGVNRACGSGTQAILTAAQQIMSGHSSIAIAGGGENFSRGSYAQTGMRWGVTRGQQTLEDTVEWAYSDPFGHGLMGATAENLTEDFQYRREDMDAWGVMSQQRAGAAMESGFLARQIAPIEVPEGRKGTRLMEMDEFPRPSVTVEKLGALKPVFRKGGQVTPGNSSGVTDGAAWVVVGDRAKLEAEGVKPRARLVDWAIVGVPPRIMGCGPVPAIRALWEKRGLKASDVDYYEINEAFAVVNLHAEKELGVPRDVTNLYGGGISIGHPPGATGVRMALVAMQHLEDTGQRYAILSMCMGAGQGMAVLLERI; translated from the coding sequence ATGCCCGCACAAGAAATCGTCATCGCCGGCGGCAAACGCACGCCGTTCGGCGACTTCGGCAAATCGCTGAAGGACATTCCGCTTTCCACCCTTGCCACCCACGCGGCCAAGGCCTGCGTCGAGGCGGCCGAGCTGAACCCGGAGAAGATCGACCACGCGGTCTGGGGCAACGTGCTGCCGGTCGATCCGGACGGGTATTACGTCGGCCGGGTCGCGGCCCTGAACATCGGCATGCCGGACAGCAGCTGCGCCCTGGGCGTGAACCGGGCCTGCGGCTCGGGCACCCAGGCGATCCTGACCGCTGCCCAGCAGATCATGTCGGGCCATTCCTCGATCGCCATCGCCGGCGGCGGCGAGAACTTCTCGCGCGGCTCCTACGCCCAGACCGGCATGCGCTGGGGCGTGACCCGCGGCCAGCAGACCCTGGAGGACACGGTCGAGTGGGCCTATTCAGACCCCTTCGGCCATGGCCTCATGGGGGCGACGGCGGAGAACCTGACGGAAGACTTCCAGTACCGGCGCGAGGACATGGACGCCTGGGGCGTGATGTCCCAGCAGCGGGCCGGGGCGGCGATGGAGAGCGGGTTCCTCGCCAGGCAGATCGCGCCGATCGAGGTGCCGGAGGGCCGCAAGGGCACCCGGCTGATGGAGATGGACGAGTTTCCCCGCCCCTCGGTCACGGTCGAGAAGCTCGGCGCGCTGAAGCCGGTGTTCCGCAAGGGCGGTCAGGTGACGCCGGGCAATTCGTCGGGGGTGACCGACGGCGCCGCCTGGGTTGTGGTCGGTGATCGTGCGAAGCTCGAAGCGGAAGGCGTGAAGCCGCGCGCCCGGCTGGTCGACTGGGCCATCGTCGGCGTGCCGCCGCGGATCATGGGCTGCGGCCCGGTCCCGGCGATCCGCGCCCTGTGGGAGAAGCGGGGACTGAAGGCGTCCGACGTCGACTACTACGAGATCAACGAAGCCTTCGCGGTGGTGAACCTGCATGCCGAGAAGGAGCTCGGCGTGCCGCGCGACGTGACCAATCTCTATGGCGGCGGCATCTCCATCGGCCACCCGCCGGGAGCCACCGGCGTGCGCATGGCGCTGGTGGCGATGCAGCACCTGGAGGATACCGGGCAGCGCTATGCTATCCTGTCCATGTGCATGGGTGCCGGCCAGGGTATGGCGGTTCTGCTGGAGCGGATCTGA